In [Leptolyngbya] sp. PCC 7376, a genomic segment contains:
- a CDS encoding R3H domain-containing nucleic acid-binding protein: MTVTQQSAVIPAHRRLVTDDLEKLLTILPEPLHKQLATHPRRDELIEVVMDLGRIPEARFVEGTEDLGEVVITSEDLAYSVNRVGMFSGDNRAGIERTLHRISAMRNRQGDIVGLTCRIGRAVFGTILMIQELVESGKSILLLGRPGVGKTTALREIARVLADDVGKRVVIIDTSNEIAGDGDVPHSAIGRARRMQVASPEQQHRVMIEAVENHMPEVIIIDEIGTELEAQAARTIAERGVQLVGTAHGNRIENLIKNPTLSDLVGGIQAVTLGDEEARKRRSQKTVLERKAPPTFDVAVEMLERQKWVVHEDVSITIDTLLRGHQPLLEIRTVDDEGNVKVSEEMEHPIEIPEWNPQTPLKSEPQPSRPRGLRASGKMTPLPFGSKKKKFQKRSSASLDQMIDQSWTARDPHQAEKVRTPGPNGEDYPVYVYPYGVGRSQLEQVIEILRLPIVLTKDLPSADAVLALRSQLKNHSKLRDIAQDQQVPIHAVKSNTIPQITRGLRRLLNMDDPNVKEPTDIRLFSQSNSDDEIDALEEARLAVEQIVIPQGQPVELLPRSAKIRKMQHELIEHYRLQSSSFGEEPNRRLRIFPA, from the coding sequence ATGACCGTAACTCAGCAGTCCGCCGTTATCCCTGCTCACCGCCGCCTAGTCACGGATGACCTCGAAAAACTTTTAACAATTCTGCCCGAACCCCTCCACAAACAGCTGGCCACTCATCCCCGCAGAGACGAACTTATTGAAGTGGTTATGGATTTAGGGCGTATTCCCGAAGCCCGCTTTGTCGAAGGCACAGAAGACCTCGGTGAAGTCGTTATTACCAGCGAAGACCTAGCCTATTCCGTGAATCGTGTCGGTATGTTTAGTGGCGATAACCGCGCAGGCATTGAACGCACTCTGCACCGAATTAGTGCAATGCGAAACCGTCAGGGCGATATTGTCGGTTTAACTTGCCGCATTGGCCGGGCAGTTTTTGGCACTATTTTAATGATTCAGGAGTTGGTTGAAAGCGGTAAATCAATTCTGTTATTGGGTCGTCCCGGTGTCGGTAAAACCACAGCATTGCGTGAAATTGCCCGTGTCCTTGCCGATGATGTCGGTAAGCGTGTCGTCATTATTGATACCTCTAATGAAATTGCCGGTGATGGTGATGTGCCTCACTCGGCGATTGGCCGTGCCCGTCGGATGCAAGTGGCTAGCCCAGAACAACAACATAGAGTGATGATTGAGGCAGTGGAAAACCATATGCCAGAGGTGATTATCATTGATGAAATCGGTACGGAGTTGGAAGCTCAGGCTGCCCGAACTATTGCAGAACGCGGTGTGCAATTGGTTGGTACTGCCCATGGTAATCGCATCGAAAACCTGATTAAAAACCCCACCCTTTCAGATCTTGTTGGTGGGATTCAAGCAGTAACCCTAGGAGATGAAGAAGCGCGTAAACGGCGATCGCAGAAAACGGTTTTAGAGCGGAAAGCGCCCCCAACTTTTGATGTGGCAGTGGAAATGCTTGAGCGTCAAAAATGGGTTGTCCATGAAGATGTATCGATTACCATTGATACTTTGCTGCGTGGTCATCAACCTTTGCTCGAAATTCGGACGGTGGATGATGAGGGTAATGTCAAAGTCTCTGAGGAGATGGAGCATCCCATCGAAATTCCTGAATGGAATCCCCAAACTCCTCTGAAATCAGAGCCTCAGCCTAGTCGTCCCCGTGGTCTGAGAGCCTCAGGAAAGATGACACCTTTGCCCTTTGGGAGTAAGAAAAAAAAATTCCAAAAGCGAAGTAGTGCATCCCTCGATCAAATGATCGACCAATCTTGGACGGCACGTGACCCCCACCAAGCGGAAAAAGTTCGGACTCCAGGCCCCAATGGAGAGGATTATCCCGTCTATGTCTATCCTTATGGTGTCGGGCGATCACAGTTAGAGCAAGTTATCGAGATTCTACGATTGCCGATTGTTCTGACCAAAGATTTGCCAAGTGCTGATGCGGTATTGGCGTTACGATCACAATTGAAAAATCACTCGAAATTGCGAGATATTGCCCAAGATCAACAAGTGCCAATCCATGCTGTGAAGTCGAACACCATTCCGCAAATTACGCGAGGATTGCGACGCTTATTGAACATGGATGATCCGAATGTCAAAGAACCAACTGATATTCGTCTCTTTTCCCAAAGCAATAGTGATGATGAAATCGATGCTTTAGAGGAAGCTCGCCTTGCCGTTGAGCAAATTGTGATTCCTCAGGGTCAACCAGTGGAATTATTACCTCGTTCTGCCAAAATTCGAAAAATGCAACATGAACTGATCGAACATTATCGTTTGCAATCATCAAGCTTTGGTGAAGAGCCAAACCGTCGTTTACGGATTTTTCCAGCCTAA